From Actinosynnema mirum DSM 43827, a single genomic window includes:
- a CDS encoding amino-acid N-acetyltransferase translates to MNDPINVRRARTGDVRAMKALIDQYAGKVLLSKPLVTLFEDIQEFWVAEEGGVVLGCGALHVLWEDLAEIRTVAVSPAAVGRGIGHRVVARLLDTARELQLARVFVLTFETSFFGRHGFVEIEGTPVSPEVYEEIMRSADEGVAEFLDLSYVKPNTLGNTRMLVHL, encoded by the coding sequence GTGAACGACCCGATCAACGTGCGGCGGGCCAGGACCGGCGACGTGCGCGCGATGAAGGCCCTCATCGACCAGTACGCGGGCAAGGTGCTGCTGTCCAAGCCGCTGGTCACGCTGTTCGAGGACATCCAGGAGTTCTGGGTGGCCGAGGAGGGCGGCGTGGTGCTGGGCTGCGGCGCGCTGCACGTGCTGTGGGAGGACCTGGCCGAGATCCGCACGGTCGCGGTCTCCCCCGCCGCCGTGGGGCGCGGCATCGGCCACCGGGTGGTGGCCAGGCTGCTGGACACCGCGCGCGAGCTGCAGCTGGCGCGGGTGTTCGTGCTCACCTTCGAGACCTCGTTCTTCGGCAGGCACGGGTTCGTGGAGATCGAGGGCACGCCGGTGTCGCCGGAGGTCTACGAGGAGATCATGCGGTCGGCCGACGAGGGCGTCGCGGAGTTCCTGGACCTGTCGTACGTCAAGCCGAACACCCTGGGCAACACCCGGATGCTGGTGCACCTGTAG
- a CDS encoding DNA translocase FtsK, translating to MAGRTTGTSRKGSTRGGGGAKPRAAGGRPAPRKQAAKPASPRRPQARRAAPGKKRAPTVFGAAWRGISRSVGGLVRGPESGNQAATHRRDGFGMVLISLAVITGAGVWWQAAGPVGEWVDSSVRSTIGAPAMLLPVVLLGIGITLMRTDANREARPRYLGGTLLVAIGFLGMFHLIGGLPADSAGRQEAGGALGYLAGGFLAQGLTPWIAGPVLVLIFVQGLLLLTDVTMRDLPAKFSGRFSAREPDGFDGFDDGYGRGDDYDGPYDDDPHDEPAPRPAPTAKLRKPTRRKQPAAELGAAAEGADVPPPDDEPPFEPVPPPVAQAPKPRKPKVEPKANAPAEGLPSSSLAAVRAVEGPYQLPPPTILKDGDAPMVRSKANDIMIEAITGVLEQFSIDAHVTGFTRGPTVTRYEVELGPGVKVEKITALTKNIAYAVATDNVRLLAPIPGKSAVGIEVPNSDREMVRLGDVLRASSAVNDDHPMVVGLGKDIEGHFVTANLTKMPHLLVAGSTGSGKSSFVNSMLVSLLARATPSEVRMILIDPKMVELTPYEGIPHLITPIITQPKKAAAALAWLVEEMEQRYQDMQVNRVRHIDDFNRKVRTGQIAAPPGSERVYQPYPYIMAIVDELADLMMTAPRDVEDAIVRITQKARAAGIHLVLATQRPSVDVVTGLIKTNVPSRLAFATSSLTDSRVILDQPGAEKLIGMGDGLFLPMGAGKPRRIQGAFVGDEEISEIVEFTKRQAQPEYTDGVTSSGKAEKKEIDADIGDDLDLLLQAAELIVTSQFGSTSMLQRKLRVGFAKAGRLMDLLETRGIVGPTEGSKARDVLLKPDELATAVELINGGGPAVVADEG from the coding sequence ATGGCTGGCCGGACTACTGGGACTTCGCGCAAGGGTTCGACCCGAGGCGGTGGCGGGGCGAAGCCGAGGGCGGCTGGAGGCCGCCCGGCCCCGCGCAAGCAGGCGGCCAAGCCCGCCTCCCCGCGCAGGCCGCAGGCGCGCAGGGCCGCGCCGGGGAAGAAGCGGGCCCCCACGGTCTTCGGCGCGGCCTGGCGCGGCATCAGCCGCTCGGTCGGCGGCCTGGTCCGGGGCCCGGAGAGCGGCAACCAGGCCGCGACGCACCGCCGCGACGGGTTCGGCATGGTGCTGATCTCACTCGCCGTGATCACCGGCGCGGGCGTGTGGTGGCAGGCGGCCGGGCCGGTCGGCGAGTGGGTCGACTCGTCGGTGCGCAGCACGATCGGCGCGCCCGCGATGCTCCTGCCGGTGGTGCTGCTCGGCATCGGCATCACCCTCATGCGCACCGACGCCAACCGCGAGGCCAGGCCCCGCTACCTCGGCGGCACCCTGCTCGTCGCGATCGGCTTCCTCGGCATGTTCCACCTGATCGGGGGACTTCCCGCGGACTCGGCGGGCCGTCAGGAGGCCGGTGGCGCGCTCGGCTACCTCGCGGGCGGGTTCCTCGCCCAGGGGCTGACGCCGTGGATCGCGGGCCCCGTGCTCGTGCTGATCTTCGTGCAGGGCCTGCTGCTGCTGACCGACGTCACCATGCGCGACCTGCCCGCCAAGTTCAGCGGCCGGTTCTCCGCGCGCGAGCCGGACGGCTTCGACGGGTTCGACGACGGCTACGGCCGCGGTGACGACTACGACGGGCCCTACGACGACGACCCGCACGACGAGCCCGCCCCCCGGCCCGCGCCGACCGCGAAGCTGCGCAAGCCGACCCGCCGCAAGCAGCCCGCCGCCGAGCTGGGCGCGGCGGCCGAGGGCGCCGACGTCCCGCCGCCGGACGACGAGCCGCCGTTCGAGCCCGTGCCGCCGCCCGTCGCGCAGGCGCCCAAGCCGCGCAAGCCGAAGGTCGAGCCGAAGGCCAACGCGCCCGCCGAGGGCCTGCCCTCGTCCAGCCTGGCCGCCGTGCGCGCCGTCGAGGGCCCGTACCAGCTGCCGCCGCCGACCATCCTCAAGGACGGCGACGCGCCGATGGTGCGCAGCAAGGCCAACGACATCATGATCGAGGCCATCACGGGCGTGCTGGAGCAGTTCTCCATCGACGCGCACGTCACCGGCTTCACCAGGGGCCCGACGGTCACCCGCTACGAGGTCGAGCTCGGCCCCGGCGTGAAGGTCGAGAAGATCACCGCGCTGACCAAGAACATCGCCTACGCCGTCGCCACCGACAACGTGCGGCTGCTCGCGCCCATCCCCGGCAAGTCCGCCGTGGGCATCGAGGTGCCCAACAGCGACCGCGAGATGGTGCGCCTGGGCGACGTGCTGCGCGCGTCCTCCGCCGTCAACGACGACCACCCGATGGTGGTGGGCCTCGGCAAGGACATCGAGGGCCACTTCGTCACCGCGAACCTGACGAAGATGCCGCACCTGCTGGTCGCGGGCTCCACCGGCTCCGGCAAGTCCAGCTTCGTCAACTCGATGCTGGTCTCGCTGCTGGCCAGGGCCACCCCCAGCGAGGTCAGGATGATCCTGATCGACCCGAAGATGGTCGAGCTGACCCCGTACGAGGGCATCCCGCACCTGATCACGCCCATCATCACCCAGCCGAAGAAGGCCGCCGCCGCGCTGGCCTGGCTGGTGGAGGAGATGGAGCAGCGCTACCAGGACATGCAGGTCAACCGGGTGCGGCACATCGACGACTTCAACCGCAAGGTGCGCACCGGCCAGATCGCCGCGCCGCCCGGCAGCGAGCGCGTGTACCAGCCCTACCCGTACATCATGGCGATCGTCGACGAGCTGGCCGACCTGATGATGACCGCGCCGCGCGACGTCGAGGACGCGATCGTCCGGATCACCCAGAAGGCGCGCGCGGCGGGCATCCACCTGGTGCTGGCCACCCAGCGGCCCTCGGTGGACGTGGTCACCGGCCTGATCAAGACGAACGTGCCGTCGCGGCTCGCGTTCGCCACCTCCTCGCTCACCGACTCGCGGGTCATCCTCGACCAGCCCGGCGCCGAGAAGCTGATCGGCATGGGCGACGGGCTGTTCCTGCCGATGGGCGCGGGCAAGCCCCGGCGCATCCAGGGCGCGTTCGTCGGCGACGAGGAGATCTCCGAGATCGTCGAGTTCACCAAGCGGCAGGCGCAGCCGGAGTACACCGACGGCGTCACCAGCTCGGGCAAGGCGGAGAAGAAGGAGATCGACGCCGACATCGGCGACGACCTCGACCTGCTGCTCCAGGCCGCCGAGCTGATCGTGACCTCGCAGTTCGGGTCGACGTCCATGCTCCAGCGCAAGCTGCGGGTCGGGTTCGCCAAGGCGGGCAGGCTCATGGACCTGCTGGAGACCAGGGGCATCGTCGGCCCGACCGAGGGCTCGAAGGCCCGCGACGTGCTGCTCAAGCCGGACGAGCTGGCCACCGCCGTGGAGCTGATCAACGGCGGCGGGCCCGCGGTCGTGGCCGACGAGGGGTGA
- a CDS encoding lysophospholipid acyltransferase family protein: MTQPAPTPPLWRLLTAMDRAFIGLSGSLRVTGGIPARLRGRPLLLASNHIGNLDPFVLVAACHKIGVAPRFLIAGGLLDVPVAGALLKASGHLRVDRASSTVGDAYGRTVEALKAGADPVALYPEGRISQDPGLWPERGKTGAARLALSGGIPVVPVSQWGAHEAVCWGGLTVDSAKDVAPYVTSYLRGVRRRPEYRVHFGEPVDLSDLSDGAPGHARRAHERIMRAITAGLAPLRADEPDAPRFQDPTRPTTGSSPWRPAPATGASS; encoded by the coding sequence GTGACTCAACCTGCGCCCACCCCGCCGCTGTGGCGCCTGCTGACCGCCATGGACCGGGCCTTCATCGGCCTGAGCGGCAGCCTCCGGGTGACCGGGGGCATCCCGGCCCGGCTGCGCGGCAGGCCGCTGCTGCTGGCCTCGAACCACATCGGCAACCTGGACCCGTTCGTCCTGGTCGCCGCCTGCCACAAGATCGGCGTCGCGCCCCGGTTCCTGATCGCGGGCGGGCTGCTGGACGTCCCCGTCGCGGGCGCGCTCCTGAAGGCCTCCGGGCACCTGCGGGTGGACCGGGCCTCGTCCACGGTCGGCGACGCGTACGGCCGCACGGTCGAGGCGCTGAAGGCGGGCGCGGACCCGGTCGCGCTGTACCCGGAGGGGCGGATCAGCCAGGACCCCGGCCTGTGGCCGGAGCGCGGCAAGACCGGCGCGGCGCGGCTGGCGCTCAGCGGCGGCATCCCGGTGGTGCCGGTGAGCCAGTGGGGCGCGCACGAGGCGGTCTGCTGGGGCGGGCTGACCGTGGACAGCGCCAAGGACGTCGCGCCCTACGTGACCTCGTACCTGCGGGGCGTGCGGCGGCGGCCGGAGTACCGGGTGCACTTCGGGGAGCCGGTGGACCTGTCCGACCTGAGCGACGGCGCGCCCGGTCACGCCCGGCGCGCGCACGAGCGGATCATGCGGGCGATCACGGCGGGCCTCGCGCCGCTGCGGGCCGACGAGCCCGACGCGCCCCGGTTCCAGGACCCGACCCGGCCGACCACCGGCAGCAGCCCGTGGCGGCCCGCGCCCGCGACCGGCGCCTCGTCCTGA
- the rimO gene encoding 30S ribosomal protein S12 methylthiotransferase RimO, with translation MPSPTTSKRVAMLTLGCARNEVDSEELAGRLTAGGWQLVDDEADVVVVNTCGFVESAKKDSVDTLLAASDSGAKVVAVGCMAERYGAELAESLPEANAVLGFDHYGDLADRLDDVLAGKALESHKPVDRRTLLPITPVKRQEKAQEVQVPGHGWGPRVLRTRLDDAPVAPLKIASGCDRRCSFCAIPSFRGAFVSRHPDEIVAEAMWLAEQGVRELFLVSENSTSYAKDLPRELGALEQLLPRLAGIEGVDRVRVSYLQPAETKPSLVKAIATTPGVADYFDMSFQHSSEAVLRRMRRFGSTESFLALVAQIRELAPQAGIRSNFIVGFPGETEADVAELERFLTEARLDAVGIFGYSDEDGTEAEGLGDKHDADTVAERVSRISALVEELTAQRAEDRVGEEVVVLVEHEEDDETDCTGRAAHQAPEVDGECVITNADGLSVGDLVRCRVDAAEGVDLVVTAIEVLPR, from the coding sequence GTGCCTTCCCCCACCACGTCCAAGCGCGTCGCCATGCTGACCCTCGGGTGCGCCCGCAACGAAGTCGACTCCGAGGAGCTAGCGGGCAGGCTGACCGCGGGCGGGTGGCAGCTGGTGGACGACGAGGCCGACGTCGTCGTCGTCAACACCTGCGGCTTCGTCGAGTCCGCCAAGAAGGACTCGGTCGACACCCTGCTCGCCGCCTCCGACTCCGGCGCGAAGGTCGTCGCGGTCGGCTGCATGGCCGAGCGGTACGGCGCGGAGCTGGCCGAGAGCCTCCCCGAGGCCAACGCGGTGCTCGGCTTCGACCACTACGGCGACCTGGCCGACCGGCTCGACGACGTGCTCGCGGGCAAGGCCCTGGAGTCGCACAAGCCGGTCGACCGGCGCACGCTGCTGCCGATCACGCCGGTCAAGCGCCAGGAGAAGGCGCAGGAGGTCCAGGTGCCCGGCCACGGCTGGGGCCCGCGCGTGCTGCGCACCCGCCTGGACGACGCCCCGGTCGCCCCGCTGAAGATCGCCTCCGGCTGCGACCGCCGCTGCTCGTTCTGCGCGATCCCGTCCTTCCGGGGCGCGTTCGTCTCCCGCCACCCCGACGAGATCGTCGCCGAGGCCATGTGGCTGGCCGAGCAGGGCGTGCGCGAGCTGTTCCTGGTCAGCGAGAACTCCACCTCCTACGCCAAGGACCTGCCCCGCGAGCTGGGCGCGCTGGAGCAGCTGCTGCCCAGGCTCGCCGGGATCGAGGGCGTGGACCGGGTGCGGGTGTCCTACCTCCAGCCCGCCGAGACCAAGCCGTCGCTGGTCAAGGCCATCGCGACCACGCCCGGCGTGGCCGACTACTTCGACATGTCCTTCCAGCACTCCAGCGAGGCCGTGCTGCGCCGGATGCGCCGGTTCGGCTCCACCGAGTCGTTCCTCGCGCTGGTGGCGCAGATCCGCGAGCTGGCCCCGCAGGCGGGCATCCGCAGCAACTTCATCGTCGGCTTCCCCGGCGAGACCGAGGCCGACGTCGCCGAGCTGGAGCGCTTCCTCACCGAGGCGCGGCTCGACGCGGTCGGCATCTTCGGCTACTCCGACGAGGACGGCACCGAGGCCGAGGGCCTCGGCGACAAGCACGACGCCGACACCGTCGCCGAGCGGGTGTCCCGGATCTCCGCGCTGGTCGAGGAGCTGACCGCGCAGCGCGCCGAGGACCGCGTCGGCGAGGAGGTCGTCGTGCTGGTCGAGCACGAGGAGGACGACGAGACCGACTGCACCGGTCGCGCCGCCCACCAGGCCCCCGAGGTCGACGGCGAGTGCGTGATCACCAACGCCGACGGGCTCAGCGTCGGCGACCTGGTCCGCTGCCGGGTGGACGCCGCCGAGGGCGTCGACCTGGTCGTCACCGCGATCGAGGTGCTGCCGAGGTGA
- the pgsA gene encoding CDP-diacylglycerol--glycerol-3-phosphate 3-phosphatidyltransferase: MSRLVLVPVFLLALFAGSGHDTQWRLAAFAVFVVASVTDHVDGNLARKYGLITDFGKIADPIADKALTGAALVGLSILGDLAWWVTVVIAVREIGVTLLRFWVIRHGVIPASRGGKAKTLVQIFAIGFYVLPLPGWGQLVAQVTMGLAVLLTVVTGVDYVVRAVRLRARGKRAVAGA; this comes from the coding sequence ATGTCCCGTCTGGTGCTCGTGCCGGTGTTCCTGCTCGCGCTGTTCGCGGGCAGCGGTCACGACACGCAGTGGCGACTCGCCGCCTTCGCGGTGTTCGTGGTGGCCTCGGTGACCGACCACGTCGACGGCAACCTGGCCCGCAAGTACGGGCTCATCACCGACTTCGGCAAGATCGCCGACCCGATCGCGGACAAGGCGCTCACCGGGGCCGCGCTGGTGGGCCTGAGCATCCTCGGTGACCTCGCCTGGTGGGTGACGGTGGTGATCGCGGTCCGCGAGATCGGGGTGACCCTGCTGCGCTTCTGGGTGATCCGCCACGGGGTGATCCCGGCCAGCCGGGGCGGCAAGGCCAAGACCCTGGTGCAGATCTTCGCCATCGGCTTCTACGTGCTGCCGCTGCCCGGCTGGGGCCAGCTGGTCGCCCAGGTGACCATGGGCCTGGCGGTGCTGCTGACCGTCGTCACGGGCGTGGACTACGTGGTGCGCGCGGTGCGGCTGCGGGCGCGCGGCAAGCGCGCGGTGGCCGGGGCGTGA
- a CDS encoding CinA family protein has protein sequence MSAGGAGDAAGADPTPEGDTVAGHRSGAVSTGRALAEGAPDPLAAEVVGLLRARGETVATAESLTAGAVGALLAGVPGASAVLRGGLIVYATELKHSLAGVSADLLAEHGAVHPDVAAQLASGARDRCGATWGLGLTGVAGPDPQDGVPPGVVHIGVAGVSPVGGPSVEVSSVTLSGDRHRVRVASVITALELLRARLLVPVG, from the coding sequence GTGAGCGCCGGGGGAGCGGGGGACGCCGCCGGCGCGGACCCCACCCCCGAGGGGGACACCGTTGCGGGACACCGCAGCGGTGCGGTCTCGACCGGGCGGGCGCTCGCCGAGGGCGCCCCGGACCCGCTGGCCGCGGAGGTCGTCGGCCTGCTGCGCGCCAGGGGCGAGACGGTCGCGACGGCCGAGTCGCTCACGGCGGGCGCGGTCGGCGCGCTGCTGGCGGGCGTGCCCGGCGCGAGCGCGGTCCTGCGCGGCGGCCTGATCGTCTACGCCACCGAGCTCAAGCACTCGCTCGCCGGGGTGTCCGCCGACCTGCTCGCCGAGCACGGCGCGGTTCACCCCGACGTGGCGGCCCAGCTCGCCTCGGGTGCCCGCGACCGCTGCGGGGCCACCTGGGGCCTCGGGCTCACCGGGGTGGCGGGCCCCGACCCGCAGGACGGCGTGCCACCCGGTGTCGTGCACATCGGGGTCGCGGGGGTCTCCCCCGTAGGGGGACCCTCGGTAGAAGTGTCTTCGGTCACCCTCAGTGGTGATCGTCACCGGGTGCGGGTCGCGTCGGTGATCACCGCCTTGGAATTGCTGCGTGCGCGGCTGCTCGTCCCGGTAGGGTGA
- a CDS encoding MerR family transcriptional regulator, with protein MEQLTVDELAVRVGLPGSTIRMYQTKGVLHPPRKTGRVAHYDDTHIERLTLVQRLQSRGFSLPAIAELVAARARGATVASVLGLGDTEGPDDWVRVRLRDAGKLMPLGDLRPALLRRAVEVGLVRWRFGWPHVRRWALESGTRLADLAIPSDEVLDHFASLRRSTDAIAREFVELFERRLWPTLEGPANREDQLDRIRELLVELTYTAETVVVGALRESVRDAAEEFAQRHGLVPSGDFRPAWADEPVSIAENLVRRPGDGGVPDDPEITRFLAGEDEDDDARR; from the coding sequence GTGGAGCAGTTGACCGTGGACGAGCTGGCGGTGCGGGTCGGCCTGCCCGGCAGCACCATCCGGATGTACCAGACCAAGGGCGTGCTGCACCCCCCGCGCAAGACGGGGCGCGTCGCCCACTACGACGACACGCACATCGAGCGGCTGACCCTGGTGCAGCGGCTCCAGTCGCGCGGCTTCTCGCTGCCCGCCATCGCCGAGCTGGTCGCGGCGCGGGCGCGGGGCGCCACGGTCGCCTCCGTGCTCGGCCTCGGCGACACCGAGGGCCCCGACGACTGGGTGCGCGTCCGGCTGCGCGACGCGGGCAAGCTCATGCCGCTGGGCGACCTGCGGCCCGCGCTGCTGCGCCGCGCCGTCGAGGTCGGCCTGGTGCGCTGGCGGTTCGGCTGGCCGCACGTGCGCCGGTGGGCGCTGGAGTCCGGCACCCGGCTCGCCGACCTGGCGATCCCGAGCGACGAGGTGCTCGACCACTTCGCCAGCCTGCGCCGCTCCACCGACGCCATCGCCAGGGAGTTCGTCGAGCTGTTCGAGCGCAGGCTGTGGCCGACGCTGGAGGGCCCGGCCAACCGGGAGGACCAGCTCGACCGCATCCGCGAGCTGCTGGTCGAGCTGACCTACACGGCGGAGACGGTCGTGGTGGGCGCGCTGCGCGAGTCGGTGCGGGACGCGGCCGAGGAGTTCGCCCAGCGGCACGGCCTGGTGCCCTCCGGCGACTTCCGCCCGGCCTGGGCCGACGAGCCGGTGTCGATCGCGGAGAACCTGGTGCGCCGGCCCGGCGACGGGGGCGTCCCGGACGACCCGGAGATCACCCGGTTCCTGGCGGGCGAGGACGAGGACGACGACGCCCGGCGCTGA
- the pspM gene encoding phage shock envelope stress response protein PspM: protein MLPANRKLVPGELVELFNAQQGQVADQVKRRFTAWNDPRARLDRRYRRSSRALTVWAIILAVFSVLGVLAVVGAVPVAAGVVGALGATGGAVLAVRSGVKMRAIDAERTELANTAPPPRPPLPAKASAARYPMERLAEAEDALAELLVQLDSSRITSVPTESVEQARATGREAASAIRAVSQQLQAVERARDTAPPLQRTPLVEGVRKLRVQLDEGVDGYCGLVGAAGNVLAESAAANPRAVLDEATDHLAGLASGLRELSG, encoded by the coding sequence ATGCTTCCCGCCAACCGCAAGCTCGTTCCGGGTGAGCTGGTCGAGCTCTTCAACGCGCAGCAGGGACAGGTCGCGGACCAGGTGAAGCGGCGCTTCACCGCCTGGAACGACCCGAGGGCCCGTCTGGACCGGCGCTACCGCCGATCCAGCCGGGCGCTCACCGTCTGGGCGATCATCCTCGCGGTGTTCTCCGTGCTCGGGGTGCTGGCCGTGGTGGGCGCCGTGCCGGTCGCGGCCGGGGTCGTGGGCGCGCTGGGCGCCACGGGCGGCGCGGTGCTGGCCGTCCGGTCCGGGGTGAAGATGCGCGCCATCGACGCCGAGCGGACCGAGCTGGCGAACACCGCCCCGCCGCCGAGGCCCCCGCTGCCCGCGAAGGCGTCGGCTGCCCGGTACCCGATGGAGCGGCTCGCCGAGGCCGAGGACGCGCTGGCGGAGCTGCTGGTGCAGCTCGACTCCAGCCGGATCACCTCGGTGCCGACCGAGTCCGTCGAGCAGGCCCGCGCGACGGGCCGTGAGGCGGCCTCGGCCATCCGGGCGGTCTCGCAGCAGCTCCAGGCGGTCGAGCGGGCCCGCGACACGGCCCCTCCGCTCCAGCGCACGCCGCTGGTGGAGGGCGTGCGCAAGCTGCGGGTCCAGCTGGACGAGGGCGTCGACGGCTACTGCGGACTGGTCGGCGCGGCGGGCAACGTGCTCGCGGAGAGCGCGGCGGCCAACCCGAGGGCCGTGCTGGACGAGGCGACCGACCACCTGGCGGGGCTCGCGTCCGGGCTGCGCGAGCTGTCCGGCTGA
- a CDS encoding PspA/IM30 family protein, with protein MANPFVKAWKYFMAAFSSKIDEHADPKVQIQQAIEEAQRQHQALSQQAAAVIGNQRQLEMKLNRQLGEVEKLQASARQALVLSDEARAKGDEQRATQFEEAAAGFATQLVTAEQGIEDLKTLHDQSLQAATQAKQAVENNASVLQGKLAERTKLLSQLEQAKMQEQVSHSLRQMTELAAPSSTPSLDEVRDKIEKRYTTALGSAELAQNSVQGRMMEVQRSTTQMAGISRLDQIRASMGGGATAGEITAKPNSAAANIQQEIQQRVQQAQSQPQQATQQLPQNPPAQS; from the coding sequence ATGGCCAACCCTTTCGTGAAGGCATGGAAGTACTTCATGGCGGCTTTTTCGTCGAAGATCGACGAGCACGCCGACCCGAAGGTGCAGATCCAGCAGGCCATCGAGGAGGCGCAGCGGCAGCACCAGGCGCTCTCCCAGCAGGCCGCAGCGGTGATCGGCAACCAGCGGCAGCTGGAGATGAAGCTCAACCGGCAGCTCGGTGAGGTCGAGAAGCTCCAGGCCTCCGCGCGCCAGGCGCTCGTGCTGTCCGACGAGGCCCGCGCCAAGGGCGACGAGCAGCGCGCCACCCAGTTCGAGGAGGCCGCCGCCGGGTTCGCGACCCAGCTGGTCACCGCCGAGCAGGGCATCGAGGACCTGAAGACGCTGCACGACCAGTCGCTGCAGGCCGCGACCCAGGCGAAGCAGGCCGTCGAGAACAACGCGTCTGTCCTGCAGGGCAAGCTCGCCGAGCGCACCAAGCTGCTCAGCCAGCTGGAGCAGGCCAAGATGCAGGAGCAGGTCTCGCACTCGCTGCGGCAGATGACCGAGCTGGCCGCGCCCAGCAGCACCCCGTCGCTCGACGAGGTCCGCGACAAGATCGAGAAGCGGTACACCACCGCCCTCGGCTCCGCGGAGCTGGCGCAGAACTCGGTGCAGGGCCGCATGATGGAGGTGCAGCGCTCCACCACGCAGATGGCGGGCATCTCGCGCCTCGACCAGATCCGCGCCTCCATGGGCGGTGGCGCGACGGCGGGCGAGATCACGGCGAAGCCCAACTCCGCCGCCGCCAACATCCAGCAGGAGATCCAGCAGCGGGTGCAGCAGGCGCAGTCCCAGCCGCAGCAGGCCACGCAGCAGCTCCCGCAGAACCCGCCCGCCCAGAGCTGA
- a CDS encoding helix-turn-helix domain-containing protein, with protein MTVLLREAIGDRLRHARTTQRRTLREVSRTARVSLGYLSEVERGRKEASSELLAAICDALELPLSELLHLVAADIGAVDKVAKSAALAEREAARAGLEAGTLVPAVVGNDLSDLRLQPVLTHRLPTAISKPRGSVVAA; from the coding sequence ATGACCGTGCTGCTGCGCGAGGCGATCGGTGATCGGCTCCGCCATGCCCGCACCACACAACGCCGCACGCTGCGCGAGGTCTCCAGGACCGCGCGCGTGAGCCTCGGGTACCTGTCCGAGGTCGAGCGGGGGCGCAAGGAGGCGTCGAGCGAGCTGCTCGCCGCGATCTGCGACGCGCTCGAACTGCCCCTGTCCGAACTGCTGCACCTGGTCGCCGCCGACATCGGCGCCGTCGACAAGGTGGCGAAGTCCGCCGCGCTGGCGGAGCGCGAGGCCGCTCGCGCCGGGCTCGAGGCGGGCACCCTGGTGCCCGCGGTGGTCGGCAACGACCTGTCCGACCTGAGGCTGCAACCCGTGCTCACGCACCGGCTGCCGACCGCGATCAGCAAGCCGCGCGGTTCCGTGGTGGCCGCCTGA
- a CDS encoding phospholipase: protein MPTNRTHAVLTPMLAVLALLLGPVTATAQADPRAVTDDYLFGRSLADFTALRAAARPGDGLVWDSDGCTLAPEHPLGYDFQPACERHDFGYRNYAGQGRFSEDARRRLDELFHADLHDQCAGKWACRRIADGYYFAARQFGKLVAGRETIG, encoded by the coding sequence GTGCCGACCAACCGGACGCACGCCGTCCTGACCCCGATGCTCGCCGTCCTCGCCCTGCTGCTGGGCCCGGTCACCGCCACCGCGCAGGCGGACCCGAGGGCGGTCACCGACGACTACCTGTTCGGCCGGAGCCTGGCCGACTTCACCGCGCTGCGCGCCGCCGCCAGGCCCGGCGACGGCCTCGTCTGGGACTCCGACGGCTGCACGCTCGCCCCGGAGCACCCGCTCGGCTACGACTTCCAGCCCGCGTGCGAGCGGCACGACTTCGGCTACCGCAACTACGCCGGGCAGGGCCGGTTCTCCGAGGACGCCCGGCGCCGCCTCGACGAGCTGTTCCACGCCGACCTGCACGACCAGTGCGCGGGCAAGTGGGCGTGCAGGCGCATCGCCGACGGGTACTACTTCGCGGCGCGCCAGTTCGGGAAGCTCGTCGCTGGTCGCGAGACCATCGGCTGA